A DNA window from Synchiropus splendidus isolate RoL2022-P1 chromosome 2, RoL_Sspl_1.0, whole genome shotgun sequence contains the following coding sequences:
- the LOC128754886 gene encoding E3 ubiquitin-protein ligase RNF38-like isoform X1: MPIAATGQPTTQEPRVCPRLPSTPEPGPKGADLFDEAGAAESAERTEYGGAEGGRGLGGYSYSLSGARGFTQPGSTNTSPPQSPAASSSFYFHPLHASQMAMEPPRTRSRSRSGYFQQYGGSNSNGLTANGVIGSNSHHHHHHQQQQQQLHSQHQPGGRFLLGAQNNHHPENQQQAPGSNTSPGFQRLPSVPGAHRIPAAGASGGLYHCHPEHAYGDESDKSEESPSPKRQRLSSQSVLEQITSSAPPPSTPSPPIRPWESGPPSRRQLHPHAQYHQERCLTPARHRRSPPARRQRGRLSRPSRNIPPQHHVSSHGTAPRPSPTELQDENVHQNPHPATHQAYPIPTAYGQPLSHGATGPEEPRAFHPPALSPRLLHPAAHHHHQHLPPPPPHHHQQQQQQQQHHQATAQQQGAIVMDLHDQLQQTTVPVSYPHGLTAPLCSSQHLPPNCSSQHVPPCSVVFSTGQHYHPMLQACSMQHLPVPYAFPSLLSSEPQFLLPPPPHIAHHPPHLPAHGQFLPFQTQQPRSPLQRIENEVELLGEQLSVGGGFGYSHHHQHHQPPSTLPPSNPLQFLSHHDPLSQELFTVPYPHFMPRRFTSRRYRSQQAVPPSPYHPSFLPYFLRSMLPVPNVTPTISLELDVDDGEVENYEALLNLAERLGEAKPRGLTKADIEQLPSYRFNPNNHQSEQTMCVVCMCDFESRQLLRVLPCSHEFHAKCVDKWLKSNRTCPICRADASEVQRDSE, from the exons ATGCCAATCGCAGCCACTGGACAGCCCACGACTCAGGAGCCCCGAGTTTGCCCCCGGCTGCCCTCCACCCCGGAGCCCGGTCCTAAAGGGGCTGATTTATTCGACGAGGCAGGGGCGGCCGAGTCGGCCGAGCGGACAGAGTACGGGGGCGcagaggggggcagaggactcgGGGGTTATAGTTACAGCCTCAGCGGCGCTAGGGGCTTTACCCAGCCCGGATCCACCAACACCTCCCCGCCGCAGTCCCCGGCAGCGTCCTCCTCTTTTTACTTCCATCCACTCCACGCCAGCCAAATGGCCATGGAGCCCCCCAGGACTCGATCACGCTCTCGTTCTGGATATTTCCAGCAGTATGGTGGGAGCAATAGTAATGGATTAACAGCAAATGGAGTCATAGGATCTAAcagtcatcatcaccaccatcaccagcagcagcagcagcaacttcaTTCTCAGCATCAGCCTGGTGGCCGCTTTCTCCTCGGAGCTCAGAATAACCACCACCCGGAGAACCAGCAGCAAGCCCCAGGAAGTAACACTTCTCCTGGTTTTCAAAGGCTGCCCTCAGTCCCTGGAGCTCACCGCATCCCAGCTGCAG GAGCCTCTGGCGGGTTGTACCACTGCCATCCGGAACACGCGTACGGAGACGAGAGTGATAAG AGTGAGGAAAGCCCCAGTCCGAAGCGCCAGAGGCTCTCCAGCCAGTCCGTGCTGGAGCAGATAACCTCATCAGCCCCCCCTCCATCCACCCCTTCTCCCCCTATCCGGCCATGGGAGTCAGGAcctccaagtcgaaggcagctgCACCCCCACGCACAGTATCACCAGGAGAGATGCCTCACTCCGGCCCGGCACAGACGGAG CCCTCCCGCGAGGCGTCAGCGAGGCCGCCTCTCCCGTCCCTCCCGAAACATTCCACCGCAGCACCATGTCTCCAGCCACGGGACGGCACCACGACCCTCACCCACAGAACTCCAGGATGAGAACGTCCATCAAAACCCTCACCCTGCCACGCACCAGGCCTACCCAATACCCACCGCCTACGGCCAGCCCTTAAGTCACGGGGCCACCGGTCCAGAGGAGCCCCGAGCTTTCCACCCGCCGGCCTTGTCCCCGCGACTGCTGCACCCAGCtgctcatcaccatcaccagcatcttcctcctcctcctcctcatcatcaccaacaacaacagcagcagcagcaacatcatCAGGCAACGGCACAGCAGCAGGGAGCCATTGTTATGGACCTGCACGATCAG ctccagcagacCACTGTGCCAGTCTCCTACCCTCATGGCCTCACAGCACCCTTGTGTAGCAGTCAGCACCTCCCCCCAAACTGCTCGTCCCAGCACGTACCCCCCTGCAGTGTGGTGTTCAGCACAGGACAACACTACCACCCG ATGCTCCAAGCATGTTCCATGCAGCACTTGCCGGTGCCGTACGCCTTCCCCTCTTTGTTGTCCAGTGAGCCCCAGTTCCTCCTGCCCCCTCCCCCTCACATCGCTCATCATCCACCCCACCTCCCCGCACACGGACAGTTCCTTCCCTTCCAGACGCAACAGCCCAGATCG CCGTTACAGAGGATAGAGAACGAGGTGGAGCTTCTCGGGGAGCAGCTCTCGGTGGGCGGAGGCTTTGGCTACAGCCACCACCATCAACATCACCAGCCTCCGTCCACGCTGCCGCCTTCAAATCCACTCCAGTTCCTGTCCCACCACGACCCGCTGTCTCAGGAGCTCTTCACCGTG CCGTACCCACACTTCATGCCTCGGCGGTTCACCAGCCGGCGCTACAGATCCCAACAGGCTGTGCCCCCCTCGCCGTATCACCCCAGCTTCCTGCCTTACTTCCT CAGGTCCATGCTCCCCGTCCCGAATGTGACCCCAACCATCAGCCTGGAGCTGGATGTGGACGATGGGGAAGTGGAGAACTATGAG GCTCTTCTGAACTTGGCCGAGCGCCTGGGAGAAGCCAAGCCTCGCGGCCTCACCAAAGCAGACATAGAGCAGCTCCCGTCGTACAGGTTCAACCCCAACAACCACCAGTCAGAGCAGACCAT GTGTgtagtgtgcatgtgtgacttCGAGTCTCGCCAGCTCCTCCGAGTGTTGCCCTGCAGTCACGAGTTCCACGCCAAGTGTGTCGACAAGTGGCTGAAG TCCAACCGCACGTGTCCCATCTGTCGAGCCGATGCTTCCGAGGTCCAGCGGGATTCCGAGTGA
- the LOC128754886 gene encoding E3 ubiquitin-protein ligase RNF38-like isoform X2: protein MPIAATGQPTTQEPRVCPRLPSTPEPGPKGADLFDEAGAAESAERTEYGGAEGGRGLGGYSYSLSGARGFTQPGSTNTSPPQSPAASSSFYFHPLHASQMAMEPPRTRSRSRSGYFQQYGGSNSNGLTANGVIGSNSHHHHHHQQQQQQLHSQHQPGGRFLLGAQNNHHPENQQQAPGSNTSPGFQRLPSVPGAHRIPAAGASGGLYHCHPEHAYGDESDKSEESPSPKRQRLSSQSVLEQITSSAPPPSTPSPPIRPWESGPPSRRQLHPHAQYHQERCLTPARHRRSPPARRQRGRLSRPSRNIPPQHHVSSHGTAPRPSPTELQDENVHQNPHPATHQAYPIPTAYGQPLSHGATGPEEPRAFHPPALSPRLLHPAAHHHHQHLPPPPPHHHQQQQQQQQHHQATAQQQGAIVMDLHDQLQQTTVPVSYPHGLTAPLCSSQHLPPNCSSQHVPPCSVVFSTGQHYHPMLQACSMQHLPVPYAFPSLLSSEPQFLLPPPPHIAHHPPHLPAHGQFLPFQTQQPRSPLQRIENEVELLGEQLSVGGGFGYSHHHQHHQPPSTLPPSNPLQFLSHHDPLSQELFTVPYPHFMPRRFTSRRYRSQQAVPPSPYHPSFLPYFLSMLPVPNVTPTISLELDVDDGEVENYEALLNLAERLGEAKPRGLTKADIEQLPSYRFNPNNHQSEQTMCVVCMCDFESRQLLRVLPCSHEFHAKCVDKWLKSNRTCPICRADASEVQRDSE, encoded by the exons ATGCCAATCGCAGCCACTGGACAGCCCACGACTCAGGAGCCCCGAGTTTGCCCCCGGCTGCCCTCCACCCCGGAGCCCGGTCCTAAAGGGGCTGATTTATTCGACGAGGCAGGGGCGGCCGAGTCGGCCGAGCGGACAGAGTACGGGGGCGcagaggggggcagaggactcgGGGGTTATAGTTACAGCCTCAGCGGCGCTAGGGGCTTTACCCAGCCCGGATCCACCAACACCTCCCCGCCGCAGTCCCCGGCAGCGTCCTCCTCTTTTTACTTCCATCCACTCCACGCCAGCCAAATGGCCATGGAGCCCCCCAGGACTCGATCACGCTCTCGTTCTGGATATTTCCAGCAGTATGGTGGGAGCAATAGTAATGGATTAACAGCAAATGGAGTCATAGGATCTAAcagtcatcatcaccaccatcaccagcagcagcagcagcaacttcaTTCTCAGCATCAGCCTGGTGGCCGCTTTCTCCTCGGAGCTCAGAATAACCACCACCCGGAGAACCAGCAGCAAGCCCCAGGAAGTAACACTTCTCCTGGTTTTCAAAGGCTGCCCTCAGTCCCTGGAGCTCACCGCATCCCAGCTGCAG GAGCCTCTGGCGGGTTGTACCACTGCCATCCGGAACACGCGTACGGAGACGAGAGTGATAAG AGTGAGGAAAGCCCCAGTCCGAAGCGCCAGAGGCTCTCCAGCCAGTCCGTGCTGGAGCAGATAACCTCATCAGCCCCCCCTCCATCCACCCCTTCTCCCCCTATCCGGCCATGGGAGTCAGGAcctccaagtcgaaggcagctgCACCCCCACGCACAGTATCACCAGGAGAGATGCCTCACTCCGGCCCGGCACAGACGGAG CCCTCCCGCGAGGCGTCAGCGAGGCCGCCTCTCCCGTCCCTCCCGAAACATTCCACCGCAGCACCATGTCTCCAGCCACGGGACGGCACCACGACCCTCACCCACAGAACTCCAGGATGAGAACGTCCATCAAAACCCTCACCCTGCCACGCACCAGGCCTACCCAATACCCACCGCCTACGGCCAGCCCTTAAGTCACGGGGCCACCGGTCCAGAGGAGCCCCGAGCTTTCCACCCGCCGGCCTTGTCCCCGCGACTGCTGCACCCAGCtgctcatcaccatcaccagcatcttcctcctcctcctcctcatcatcaccaacaacaacagcagcagcagcaacatcatCAGGCAACGGCACAGCAGCAGGGAGCCATTGTTATGGACCTGCACGATCAG ctccagcagacCACTGTGCCAGTCTCCTACCCTCATGGCCTCACAGCACCCTTGTGTAGCAGTCAGCACCTCCCCCCAAACTGCTCGTCCCAGCACGTACCCCCCTGCAGTGTGGTGTTCAGCACAGGACAACACTACCACCCG ATGCTCCAAGCATGTTCCATGCAGCACTTGCCGGTGCCGTACGCCTTCCCCTCTTTGTTGTCCAGTGAGCCCCAGTTCCTCCTGCCCCCTCCCCCTCACATCGCTCATCATCCACCCCACCTCCCCGCACACGGACAGTTCCTTCCCTTCCAGACGCAACAGCCCAGATCG CCGTTACAGAGGATAGAGAACGAGGTGGAGCTTCTCGGGGAGCAGCTCTCGGTGGGCGGAGGCTTTGGCTACAGCCACCACCATCAACATCACCAGCCTCCGTCCACGCTGCCGCCTTCAAATCCACTCCAGTTCCTGTCCCACCACGACCCGCTGTCTCAGGAGCTCTTCACCGTG CCGTACCCACACTTCATGCCTCGGCGGTTCACCAGCCGGCGCTACAGATCCCAACAGGCTGTGCCCCCCTCGCCGTATCACCCCAGCTTCCTGCCTTACTTCCT GTCCATGCTCCCCGTCCCGAATGTGACCCCAACCATCAGCCTGGAGCTGGATGTGGACGATGGGGAAGTGGAGAACTATGAG GCTCTTCTGAACTTGGCCGAGCGCCTGGGAGAAGCCAAGCCTCGCGGCCTCACCAAAGCAGACATAGAGCAGCTCCCGTCGTACAGGTTCAACCCCAACAACCACCAGTCAGAGCAGACCAT GTGTgtagtgtgcatgtgtgacttCGAGTCTCGCCAGCTCCTCCGAGTGTTGCCCTGCAGTCACGAGTTCCACGCCAAGTGTGTCGACAAGTGGCTGAAG TCCAACCGCACGTGTCCCATCTGTCGAGCCGATGCTTCCGAGGTCCAGCGGGATTCCGAGTGA
- the zgc:195282 gene encoding cysteine-rich protein 1 yields MVGYCPICAKPVYFGEKKRSLGRDYHPLCLKCQKCNRQLTAGQHAEYDEKPYCSHCYLRMFGPRSKR; encoded by the exons ATGGTGGGTTACTGTCCAATCTGTGCAAAACCTGTCTACTTCG GTGAGAAGAAACGATCGCTGGGAAGAGATTATCATCCGCTGTGTCTGAAGTGTCAGAAATGCAACCGGCAGCTCACAGCAGGGCAGCACGCTGAG TATGATGAGAAGCCCTACTGCTCACATTGCTACTTACGGATGTTTGGCCCACGAA GTAAAAGGTGA